One region of Solanum pennellii chromosome 6, SPENNV200 genomic DNA includes:
- the LOC107022418 gene encoding uncharacterized protein LOC107022418 encodes MARNRTSASGGQDPIPAPASGNTIRGRGRGRARGRGRGRIAAPVDGQVPVATQGRDRTVPPDAEVIHGDVQDRVEGDGPAQAPTSTIVPPVLQDTLARMLGILEGMAQAGALPVTSDGSQTRVGGQTPDPIVAPDSQTPRTQPAAAVAPRLDSMEFPDMTSHLVNRPSMTIDEQKMFGRFRLMNPPTYTGDLAEDAYEFIVSCHERLHNLGLVESHGVDYTAFQMTGSAKQWWRDYISSRPAGSHPLSWTEFTQVFLSKFVPRSERERKRAEFEGLQQNGMSVAEYEGKFHALARHASMILPTEAERVRRFVKGLIIPIRLGVSQVAASGVPFQKVVDAAKELEMIRREGFEQREGKRTRYSGDYGGAPPRSRGYLGRGYQPQSSRPIQLLYQRLRLGSSSRPVVRGGHSGHSGSSHQPASRRGCFECGDMGHFVRDCPRTRRGGLHQGSQASTSRAAQPPARGGAQNGRGGSHSGRGGSPSGRGGGRGGSQSDGGRSHCYAFPGRPEAEASDAVITGIILSGYIV; translated from the exons ATGGCGAGGAATCGTACATCGGCAAGTGGTGGTCAGGATCCTATTCCTGCGCCTGCTTCTGGGAACACTATCCGAGGTAGAGGTAGGGGACGAGCTCGAGGTCGGGGTAGGGGCCGTATTGCAGCACCTGTGGATGGTCAAGTACCAGTAGCTACCCAGGGTCGTGATAGGACCGTACCTCCTGATGCAGAGGTTATTCATGGGGATGTGCAAGATCGTGTCGAGGGGGATGGGCCAGCTCAGGCTCCAACCAGTACTATTGTCCCCCCAGTGCTTCAAGATACCTTGGCTCGTATGTTAGGAATCCTAGAGGGGATGGCCCAGGCAGGAGCTTTGCCTGTCACTTCTGATGGCTCACAGACCCGTGTTGGAGGTCAAACTCCAGATCCGATAGTTGCTCCAGATTCTCAGACTCCCAGGACTCAGCCAGCTGCCGCTGTAGCTCCTCGTTTGGATAGTATGGAGTTTCCAGATATGACATCACATTTGGTGAACAGGCCTTCTATGACTATTGATGAGCAAAAGATGTTTGGGAGGTTCAGactaatgaatcctcctacttataCTGGTGACTTAGCTGAGGATGCATATGAGTTTATAGTTAGTTGTCATGAGAGGTTGCATAATCTTGGATTAGTGGAGTCTCATGGAGTTGACTACACAGCGTTTCAGATGACTGGCTCTGCTAAGCAGTGGTGGAGGGATTATATTAGTAGTAGGCCAGCTGGATCTCATCCACTATCCTGGACTGAGTTTACTCAGGTATTTCTATCCAAATTTGTTCCACGCAGTGAGAGGGAGCGCAAGAGGGCCGAGTTTGAGGGTTTGCAGCAAAATGGTATGTCAGTTGCAGAGTATGAGGGTAAATTTCATGCCTTGGCTAGGCATGCTTCGATGATACTTCCCACAGAGGCTGAGAGAGTGAGGAGGTTTGTTAAGGGGCTGATTATTCCAATTCGTCTAGGAGTTTCTCAGGTTGCTGCTTCTGGTGTTCCATTCCAGAAAGTGGTAGATGCTGCTAAGGAGTTGGAGATGATTCGACGTGAGGGATTTGAGCAGCGAGAGGGCAAGAGGACTCGTTATTCAGGTGATTATGGTGGTGCTCCGCCTAGGAGTCGGGGTTACTTGGGCAGAGGTTATCAACCTCAGTCCAGCAGACCCATTCAGCTGCTATACCAGCGTCTAAGGCTG GGTTCATCTTCTAGACCTGTAGTTCGTGGAGGGCATTCTGGTCATTCAGGTTCCTCTCATCAGCCTGCGTCTCGTAGGGGTTGCTTTGAGTGTGGTGATATGGGACACTTTGTGAGAGACTGCCCTAGGACCAGACGTGGTGGCTTACATCAGGGTTCTCAGGCTTCGACTTCCAGGGCTGCACAACCTCCAGCTAGGGGTGGTGCACAGAATGGTAGAGGTGGTTCTCATTCAGGTAGAGGTGGTTCTCCTTCTGGTCGAGGTGGTGGTCGTGGAGGTTCACAATCTGATGGAGGTCGTTCTCACTGTTATGCTTTTCCAGGTAGGCCAGAGGCTGAAGcctcagatgctgttatcacaggtattaTTCTG TCTGGATATATTGtgtga